The Clarias gariepinus isolate MV-2021 ecotype Netherlands chromosome 4, CGAR_prim_01v2, whole genome shotgun sequence genome window below encodes:
- the si:ch211-183d21.1 gene encoding uncharacterized protein si:ch211-183d21.1, translating to MCWSVTGIILVLSLSAVRSCLIISEVNCDNPSVDTSEFVELFALSGGSTSLNGHTLVFYNGNGNVAYRVVDLSGHSTDEKGFFLIGSAGLKPSPAIQLPSNSVQNGPDAIVLYGPSWVPVAEKGNVSAIGLLDAVVYTSRRAQGTADTLSRILTPGSAPYIEDDQFSVGDESIQRCWLSDNYYSFQNAAPTPGQPNICPPANPGHLWINRIQLSGRVLTGPVDISVGTERGPMTVVVYDVQTNNVKTSVGFEASKPENVSVALDTTALSDIDSWALAVYQGKVEDFQKGSPLTQVEPLDAFVCSGLANAPSALLTETLIPGRKAFKFDSRISAGNGYVTRCGTAHWARDPGVFQHQIQSPSESSHCNWYSTCPYSTAVNSTEEPFEPWSGVDGDFLISEVNTDLPGAAEDEEFIELWHPSGHRTSLNGIWVLLINGNDGKIYREIELDGYYTDNQGYFLIGSEKLKPHIALPANTIQNGPDAIAIYRSTSPPSIEGALVPKNGLLDGMVYRGRSSDRGLDALTKALTPGQIPLLENTTSLQEDKSLSRCALKRLNLSSFRVTSPTPMKDNDCPRPPKDLKINEVGGVLRGTFFVELIGPPLTSLDGLVVVLYSVEELSTIRHVVPLEGMLKSNGFFLMSNDSRADQSLPAVKSLGAVWLCYGLPTVCSNQSKVQDLLVLSNSSSLQPFLHGVNYRVVRPVASFDSLSRCALNQSSTWTASNSTPLTSNLCPNSSYTVNMDLCLQADSGSHITCSAEGFAELLERTCQCGISGAHLAGVNLTCISDSIYAEGTVFTLSYQQRERVDQTLQKTHTHSCGVVQERLYNKESALGLQVGLVLTVVLLCALGGAIFLYLYKKKRPQDYYSMELNEHDSPVDL from the exons ATGTGCTGGAGTGTGACAGGTATTATTTTGGTACTGAGTCTATCAGCAGTACGCTCGTGTTTGATAATCAGCGAAGTGAATTGCGATAATCCCAGCGTTGACACCAGCGAATTTGTAGAGTTGTTTGCACTTAGCGGTGGCTCCACCTCTTTGAATGGCCACACCCTCGTTTTCTATAATGGCAATGGCAACGTGGCGTACCGTGTCGTGGACCTGAGCGGGCACAGCACGGACGAAAAAGGATTTTTTCTCATCGGCTCAGCTGGGCTTAAGCCATCGCCGGCCATCCAACTTCCTTCAAACTCGGTCCAGAATGGCCCCGATGCCATCGTCCTGTACGGCCCGTCCTGGGTTCCTGTAGCTGAGAAAGGCAACGTCTCTGCTATCGGCCTGCTGGATGCCGTAGTCTACACGTCTCGCCGGGCACAAGGCACTGCAGATACGTTGTCGCGCATTCTTACACCTGGTTCTGCCCCGTATATTGAGGATGATCAATTTTCAGTGGGAGATGAGTCAATCCAGAGGTGTTGGCTTTCTGATAACTACTACAGCTTTCAAAATGCCGCACCCACCCCGGGACAGCCAAATATCTGCCCACCAGCAAATCCTGGACACTTGTGGATTAACAGGATCCAGTTGAGTGGAAGGGTCCTCACTGGACCTGTAGACATCAGCGTTGGAACAGAAAGAGGCCCGATGACTGTAGTGGTGTATGACGTGCAGACGAACAACGTGAAGACCAGCGTAGGATTTGAAGCCAGCAAACCTGAGAATGTCTCTGTAGCTCTGGACACAACCGCTTTGTCAG ATATAGACAGCTGGGCGTTGGCGGTGTACCAGGGAAAGGTTGAAGATTTCCAAAAAGGCAGCCCACTCACTCAAGTTGAGCCGCTTGATGCCTTCGTCTGCAGCGGACTTGCTAACGCACCAAGCGCACTTCTCACCGAGACTCTCATACCAGGCAGGAAAGCCTTCAAGTTCGACAGCAG gaTTTCAGCAGGCAACGGTTATGTCACGCGGTGTGGTACGGCTCACTGGGCGAGAGACCCTGGCGTATTTCAGCATCAGATACAGAGCCCAAGCGAGTCCAGTCACTGCAACTGGTATAGCACCTGCCCTTACAGCACTG CTGTCAACTCGACAGAGGAACCGTTCGAGCCGTGGTCAGGTGTCGATGGCGACTTCCTGATCAGCGAGGTGAACACAGACTTGCCAGGTGCAGCGGAAGATGAGGAGTTTATAGAACTCTGGCATCCGTCGGGTCACCGGACTTCACTCAATGGCATCTGGGTCCTGCTGATCAACGGCAACGATGGGAAAATTTACCGCGAAATCGAACTTGACGGATACTACACGGACAATCAAGGCTACTTCCTA ATCGGCAGCGAGAAGCTCAAACCGCACATCGCCCTGCCAGCAAACACGATCCAAAACGGCCCGGACGCCATAGCCATTTACCGCTCGACGTCGCCGCCCTCCATCGAGGGAGCCCTTGTTCCCAAGAATGGGCTTCTGGATGGCATGGTGTATCGAGGCCGTAGTTCTGACCGAGGCTTGGACGCTCTGACCAAAGCCCTGACGCCAGGACAGATCCCCCTGCTGGAAAACACCACATCACTTCAAGAGGATAAAAGTCTTAGTCGATGTGCACTAAAACGTCTCAACCTGTCCTCTTTTAGG GTCACCTCTCCGACACCCATGAAAGACAACGATTGTCCCCGCCCCCCTAAAGATCTAAAAATTAACGAGGTGGGCGGAGTCTTAAGAGGTACCTTCTTTGTCGAACTGATTGGCCCACCTTTGACCTCTTTGGACGGATTGGTCGTAGTGCTGTATAGTGTAGAGGAGCTCAGCACCATTAGACACGTCGTTCCGCTAGAAGGAATGCTGAAAAGTAATGGTTTCTTCCTAATGAGCAACGATTCTAGAGCTG ATCAGAGTTTGCCTGCTGTAAAGTCTCTCGGCGCCGTCTGGTTGTGTTACGGCCTGCCGACTGTATGTAGCAATCAATCGAAAGTTCAGGACCTGTTAGTGCTCTCCAATAGTTCAAGCCTGCAACCTTTCCTTCATGGTGTTAACTATCGGGTTGTGCGCCCAGTGGCCAG TTTTGACTCTCTCTCGCGCTGTGCACTAAACCAATCCTCCACCTGGACCGCTTCCAACTCAACGCCGCTTACCTCAAATTTATGCCCAAACTCGTCCTACACCGTAAACATGGACCTATGTCTGCAGGCGGATTCTGGTTCTCACATTA CATGTTCAGCTGAGGGATTTGCGGAGCTGCTGGAGCGTACCTGTCAGTGTGGAATCTCCGGTGCCCATCTTGCAG gtgtgaATTTAACCTGCATATCCGACAGCATTTACGCTGAAGGTACTGTATTTACGCTGTCCTATCAGCAGAGGGAGCGTGTGGACCAGACActgcagaaaacacacacacactcctgcggTGTAGTCCAGGAACGACTGTACAATAAAG